The Betaproteobacteria bacterium sequence GGCCTGGCATTTCATGGGTATGGCGGAAGAAGTGCACGCTTGGATCGATAGCACCGAAGTGGAGCCAGGCTTCGTGCTCGACTGCCCGGCGCTGATCTCATGGAAATTCGCCAATAAGCGCTACGGCAATCTGGAGATCGTCTACTCCCCAGAGTTGCAAGTGCTAACCGAGCACTACGCTCAGCACGACCCCATAGAGATCACC is a genomic window containing:
- a CDS encoding gfo/Idh/MocA family oxidoreductase — protein: MPGARHAKRSGGGPLAFDDGHHKFAVAWHFMGMAEEVHAWIDSTEVEPGFVLDCPALISWKFANKRYGNLEIVYSPELQVLTEHYAQHDPIEIT